TCATCAGCTGCTTTTTTTGCGATTTCTATAGCTTTTTCTTTATCATCTGTATTGATATCAAGTAAAATTTGTTTTCCTACTCTTACACCATCAACATCTTTAAATCCTAATGTTTCAAGAGCATGATGAACAGCTTTTCCTTGTGGATCAAGTACACCTTTTTTCAAATGAACATTTACAGCAACTATCATTTTACATCCTTTAGTCTGTTTAATACTTCAGTGTAAGCTTCTTTTATATTTCCTAAATTGAACCTAAAAAGGTCTTTATCTAATTTTTTACCAGTTTTTTTATCCCAAAGTCTACATGAATCCGGTGTAATTTCATCTGCTAATATAATATTTCCGTTTTCGTCTCTTCCGAATTCAATTTTAAAGTCTACCAAAGTAAGTCCTACTTTGTCAAAAAATTCGCTTAAAAATTTATTAACTTTAAGACCGTATTCCCTTAAAAGGTCTAACTCTTTTCTTGTCTTTACAAGTTCTAAAACCATAGCATGGTCATCATTGATAAGAGGATCGTTTAAATCATCATTTTTATAATAAAACTCTACTATTGTAAATGGTAATTTTGTACCTTCTTTAAGTCCGAGTCTTTTTGCAAGGCTTCCTGCAACGATATTTCTTACTACTACTTCAATTAAAATAATATCGACTTTTTTAACAAGCTGTTTAGTTTCGTCAATTTGTTTGATTAGGTGCGTAGGGATACCTTCTTTTTCAAGCGCTTCGAAAATTAATGTTGTAATAGCGCAGTTTAATGCACCTTTTCCGCTTTCTTCGTCCGCTTTTTCACCGTTGAATGCAGTTAATGAATCTTTGAATTCACAAATTACTTCGTTAGGGTTTTGAGTTTCATAAATTCTTTTTGCTTTACCTTCATATAACAGTTTCATTTTGCTCCTTTACTTATTATTAATGCTTTTAATATGTTTGCTCCGGTTAATAATTGTAAATCACCGTCAATTTTTTGAACATTTTTATTTTCTTTTTTTGTTTTTTTCTTATCTATTTTATTTAATTCAGCTTTTAAATGTGCTTTAAGATTTGCTTCTTTAATTGCGGCTTCTGTAAGGTTTTCTTCTTCAACTTTTCCAGGATGAACAATAATATCAGGTGTAACACCTTTTGCTTGTATTGTTCTTCCGCTCGGAAGATAATATCTTGCAACTGTAAGTCTGATTGCTTCGTCTTTGTTTACAGGAAGTATGGCCTGAACACTTCCTTTTCCGAATGTTTTTTCACCTACTATTACCGCACGTCTGTGATCCTGAAGACCTCCGCTGACTATTTCACTGGCACTTGCGCTTCCGCCGTTAACAAGTACAACGATTGGAATGTTTTTGTATGTACCTCTTCTGTGTGCATAATATACTTCATTTTCGCTTTTTACTCTACCTTTTTGAGAAACTAAAATACCTTTATCAATAAACAAATCAAGCATTCCTGTAGCTTGGTTTAGTAAACCTCCCGGATTGTTTCTTAAATCAATAATAATTCCTTTTTTACCTTCTTTTTTTAATTTTGGAAGAATGGATTTTAATTTACTTACAACATTTTTATCAAATGAAGAAATTCTTATATATTTGATTTCAGGGTAGTTTTCTAAATCTTTAGCTTTTACAGATTTGATTTTAATAATACCTCTTGTAATTACAACTTCGAAAGGTTTTTGTCCTTTTCTTACTATTGTAAGTGTGATTTTAGTACCCGGTTTTCCTCTCATAAGATTAACGGCCTCGTCAAGTGTCATATCAATTGTGGCTTTATCATTAATTTTTAAAATAATGTCACCGGCTTTAATTCCAGCTTTATAAGCAGGAGTATCGTCAATCGGTGAAATTACGGTTAAAACACCATTTCTCATACCGACAACTATACCAAGTCCACCGAACTCTCCCGATGTTTGTACCTTTAATTCTTTATATGCTTTTTTATCAAGATAGCTTGAATGTGCATCAAGTTCAGGTAGTAAGCCTTTTAATGCTTTATTTATTATAGTAGTCGTATTTATTTCATCAACATAATATGCTTCTATCATGTTTACTACTTTTACGAATTTTTCGTATGCAGCGAGTCTTGTTTGTTGATTTTCCGCAAATAATGATGTTATTAATAATAAAGCCAATAATAACTTTTTCAAAGCTGCTCCTTCGGAGTTTTTGAAATTCTATTATATTTTTTATTAAAAGTAAAATATATGTAATTATTAGCAAATATATAGCTGTTTTCGTTCCTAATGGAATAGTTTAAGCAAAGTTTAAGAAATTATATAAAAAACCTTGACATAAAGTGACTAAAGTGATATAATACGCTTAACATAAAACTTTTAAGGAGGAAATATGGAAAGAATATTTGAAAAATTAACAAACCAAATGATGGAAGCACTTGAAAGCGGTTTAAGTCTTGCATTGCATAACAGAAACCCGGAAGTACATCCGTTACATATTGTATGGGGACTTGTGACTAATACAAATACTGTATTAAACCAAGCTTTAAATAAAATGGGTGTAGATAAAGTTGCTATTGAGCTTGAACTTAAAAGTGCAGTAGACAGACTTCCAAAAGTTGATAACATTACAAAAGAGTCTATTAAAATAGGAAGAGAATTAATTGAAAGTCTGCAAAAAGCTGAAGGACTTGCAACTAAACTTGGTGATCAATATGTTGCTGTTGACACATGGCTTATTGCAAACCTTGACAGATTTAAAGACACTCTTGGGAAATTTGTAGATCTTTTTGAGCTTAAAAAAACTCTTGAAGCAATAAGAGGGCGCATAAAAAGATTGAGAGCAAAAGTGCGGATGAAACACTCGACGCATTAAACAAATACGGAATCGACCTTACTGCGAAAGCGAGAGAAGGTAAACTTGATCCGGTAATCGGAAGAGATGAAGAAATTAACAGAATGATGCAGATTCTTATCAGAAAAACTAAAAACAACCCGATTTTACTTGGTGAACCGGGGGTTGGTAAAACAGCTCTTGTAGAAGGGCTTGCTCAAAGAATCGTTAAAAAAGAAGTACCGACAAGCCTTCAAAACAAACAAATCGTAGCGCTTGATATGACTGCGTTAATTGCAGGTGCAAAATACAGAGGTGAATTCGAAGACAGACTAAAAGCCGTTGTGGATGAAGTTAAACAAAATCCTAACATTATATTATTTATCGACGAAATTCACACAATCGTAGGTGCGGGTGCGAGTGAGGGTAGTATGGACGCCGCAAACATCCTAAAACCAGCACTTGCAAGAGGAGAGCTTAGAACAATCGGTGCGACAACACTTAAAGAATATAGAAAATATTTCGAAAAAGACGCGGCTCTTCAAAGAAGATTCCAGCCAGTAATGGTAAACGAGCCGAGCGTAAACGAAGCAATCAGAATCTTAAGGGGTCTTAAAGAAAGACTTGAAGCGCATCACAACGTAATTATTA
This genomic interval from Nautilia profundicola AmH contains the following:
- the purS gene encoding phosphoribosylformylglycinamidine synthase subunit PurS, whose amino-acid sequence is MIVAVNVHLKKGVLDPQGKAVHHALETLGFKDVDGVRVGKQILLDINTDDKEKAIEIAKKAADELLANPVIENYEIEVK
- the purC gene encoding phosphoribosylaminoimidazolesuccinocarboxamide synthase, whose translation is MKLLYEGKAKRIYETQNPNEVICEFKDSLTAFNGEKADEESGKGALNCAITTLIFEALEKEGIPTHLIKQIDETKQLVKKVDIILIEVVVRNIVAGSLAKRLGLKEGTKLPFTIVEFYYKNDDLNDPLINDDHAMVLELVKTRKELDLLREYGLKVNKFLSEFFDKVGLTLVDFKIEFGRDENGNIILADEITPDSCRLWDKKTGKKLDKDLFRFNLGNIKEAYTEVLNRLKDVK
- a CDS encoding S41 family peptidase, producing the protein MKKLLLALLLITSLFAENQQTRLAAYEKFVKVVNMIEAYYVDEINTTTIINKALKGLLPELDAHSSYLDKKAYKELKVQTSGEFGGLGIVVGMRNGVLTVISPIDDTPAYKAGIKAGDIILKINDKATIDMTLDEAVNLMRGKPGTKITLTIVRKGQKPFEVVITRGIIKIKSVKAKDLENYPEIKYIRISSFDKNVVSKLKSILPKLKKEGKKGIIIDLRNNPGGLLNQATGMLDLFIDKGILVSQKGRVKSENEVYYAHRRGTYKNIPIVVLVNGGSASASEIVSGGLQDHRRAVIVGEKTFGKGSVQAILPVNKDEAIRLTVARYYLPSGRTIQAKGVTPDIIVHPGKVEEENLTEAAIKEANLKAHLKAELNKIDKKKTKKENKNVQKIDGDLQLLTGANILKALIISKGAK